The Thiovulum sp. ES sequence GTTGGCAAATCTTTCGGACAGGCATCTACACAATTTGTGCAGAGAAAACAGCTCTCAAAAATATCTTTTGCATTTTTATCAAGCTCTAAATTTCCATTTTGATACTCGCCAAGAAGAGCGATAAATCCTCTTGGTGAAGTTGTCTCATCTGGATTTGCATTGTGAATTGTGCAAGTCGGAACACACTTTGCACACTTTAAACATTCATCACTACTAATATTATATTGAAACATCTATTCTCTATTTTTACTTAATTCTAGCAAAAACTCTAGCTCTTTTTAAGCGGTGCAAAAAGTTCTGTAATATCTTCTTGAGTAATTTTGAAACTCTCTGCTCCATCTTCCAAAACAGATTTTGACAGCAATTTTTTTCGCTCTTGCAACTCAAGAATCTTCTCTTCGACACTCCCCTCAATAATAAATCGATAGACAAAAACTTTTTTATCTTGCCCAATTCGATAAGCTCGGTCAATTGCTTGATTTTCAACAGCAGGATTCCACCACGGATCGTAGATAATAATTGTGTCAGCTTCTGTTAAATTTAGACCAACTCCACCAGCTTTTAAGCTAACAAGAAAAATATCTACTGCACCTCTTTTAAAAAGTTCAATTTGCTCATCTCGATGTCGTGTTTTTCCTGTTAAAAGTGCATAATCAATCCCCTCATCACCCAATCTATCTTGAATAAGTTCAAGCATTGATGTGAATTGTGAAAAGAGAATAACTTTTCTATTTTCAATAAAGAGTTCTTCAAGAAGATCAAAAAGAGAATCGAGTTTTGCACTCTCATCAATTTTATCTTTTTCATCAATTTTAAGAAGTCGCGGATCGCAACAGACTTGACGAAGTTTTAAAAGAGCATCGAGAATTTGAATCTGGCTTTTAGCAAGACCGTGTTCTTGGATCGACTCTTGAACTTTTTTCTCCATTGTTACCCGAATTGATTCATAAAGTTTTGTCTGTTTGTTTCCAAAAGTAACACTCTGCACAATTTCCGTTTTTGGTGGAAGTTCTCTCGCCACTTCACTCTTTTCTCGTCGTAAAATAAATGGTTTGATTCGCCCTTTCAATTTTTTGAGACTCTCAAAATCCTCTTCTTTTTCAATTCTGTGTTTAAAAAACCGATTAAAACTCTCTTCAGTGAGAAGGAATCTCGGCATTAGAAAATCAAACAAAGCCCAAAGTTCACCAAGATGATTCTCCATCGGAGTCCCTGTAAGGCAGAGACGATTTTCACTATTTAAAAGTCGTAAGTTTTTAGAAATTTGAGCTTTTGGGTTTTTAATTTTTTGAGCTTCATCAAGAATTAAATGATAGAACTCAATTTTTTCAAGCTCTTTTATATCCCGACTTACCAAACCATAAGTTGTAACAAAAATATCTGTCTCTGTTCCATTTTCAATCACATCTTTTATGATCGCTTTTCTCTCTCGACTGTGAAGAATTTGCAATTTTAAATCAGGTGTGAATTTTAGATTTTCTCTTCGCCAGTTTCCTAAAAGTGAAGTTGGAACAACAATTAAAACAGGTCTATCGAGTCGTCCGCTCTCTTTTTCATTTAATAAAAATGAGAGAGTTTGGATTGTTTTTCCCAATCCCATATCGTCGGCAAGAACTCCACCAAATTTGTATTCACGAAGAAAATTCATCCAGCTCATTCCCTCTCTCTGATACTCTCTTAAATCTGCATGTAGCCCTTTTGGTGGTTTAATTAGTTCAATTTGCTGGAACTCTTCCAACTGTTTTTTAAGTTTGAAAATATTATAGTGCCGATCCGCTAGTCGCTTTTCCAACTCTTCTGAAAGTTCTAAATCGTGCAATTCATGATTTGAAATTTCAATTTTGCCACTCTCTTTATTGAAAAGTTTAAGAACCGTATTGACAATTGGTTGAATTTTCTCTTTATCAACTCTAACAAAATTTCGCTCACCAATAGGAATGTTGATTTTGTCTTCAATATCAGAAAAATCATTTTCCATTGAACCAAAAAAACTTTGAATAATTGGAGCAAGTTTAAGTTTGTTTCCGTCAATATCAATGAAAAAGTCCATTGAAAACCATTGGCTAGAACTATCTGATTCTATATCAAAGTCAATATCTTCAGAATCGATCTCTTTGAAGTTTATTTTGCTTTTTTCATCAACTCTAACTTTCCAATTCTCATCTTTGAGTTCATCGATTCCATTTTCTGAAAACTTTCTGAAATTTTCGACCTCATCGACATTGTCAAGTTCTAAATCTTTGTTTGGTGTCAAGCCAAACTTCTTGAATCTCTCTAAAAGCTCTTTTTCAGCCTCAAAGTCTCTCTGAATAATTTCATCGTTTGTTTCAAGAAATTGAGAACTATTTTCGTCATCAACTCTTTTTCCGTTGTAGTCAAAATTGAGATTTATTTCATTTTCTCTAACATGCAAATATGGAGTTGGTTTGAGAAATTTAATCTCTTTATTTGTTATAGGAGGAATTTTGCCCATGATTTTTGACATCTTTTTTGAGACTTCTTCTAATTTATCCTCTTTGGCAAAAATCTTCTGTTCAAGCATTTTTTTGAGAGTTTCTCCACTAAACTCAACTCCAACAACTTCTCCAACTTCTAAATTCTTTTTGTCTAAATAGATATTTTGTGGCATATTTGGAATTAAAACAGTCTCATCTTCACTAAAATTTACTTTTAAAGAGCGAATATTTTCACTATTGTGCCACGATAAAACACCTTTTTTAGATTGACCGAGGTTTATTTTTCTCTCCGAGTTTTCAAAAAAGAGTCTATCTTTCTCAATTAATTTCTTTAAATTTAAAACTCCAAAATGTCCCTCCAATATAAATTCCGATGTGTGGTGTCTATAATCAAAAAATGCAATCTGTTTCATCAATGACATAATTTCCAAATCTTCATCTTTTAAGTTTCTTGAAAGTGTTCTATGATTGCTGATATTAAAAGGTGTCTCTTTTCCTAAACCACCCCGTTTTAAAATCTTTCTTTTAAAAGTTTTGATTCCAAATTTATTACCTCCGATATTATCAAATAGTCTATATTCAATAACACTATCTATCTCACTCTCTTTTTCTTCGTTTTCTAAAATATATTCAAGTTCTCCAACAAATCTATCAATTTCTATTTCTGATGTATTATCTTTGATATTTGTTTTTGTGTAGTGTAAAATTAGAGCATATGTGTGTTTGCAGTTGTAACCAACTGGACAAGAGCAAGTTCCATCAACATATAATTGATTTCTGTGTTCTCTCACAGTAACGGCTTGTCGATAAACAGCATCATCACTTTGACTTACGACTCTCCCTCGAATCACAATCTCTTTTTCACCAATAACAGAAACAATAAAATCTCTCACATTATTGAGAAGCAATTTTCCGTTATGACTTGCTCTAGCATTGAATTGATTATCCAATTTTGATAGTGTAATTTCCATTCTTTTCCCGTATCTGATACAATTTATTAAAAAGTATGAATATTTTACAAAAAACTATTTTTTTATTCCACTCTTTTTAACATCGTGCTATTTTCAAGAGTTTGACGGAGTTAGAAAAAACTCAATTCATGAACGAATTTTTGAAAACTCAGGAAATGGAAAAATCGTAAGCTATAACGGTGATGAGGTCGCCGATATAAAAGTTACCTATTTGAGCGATATTTCAAAAAAATTCTCTAAAGAAGATGTTTTTCTTTTTTCAATCTATGTTTTTGACAAAGAGAAAAGGGAAAAAATTTTAAAAGCAGTTCGTAAAAATGTCTTACTAAACAGTATGCGAACAACAAAAACCGAAAAAGTAAATCCCCGCTCAAAAGTCCTGAAACTTATAAGAATTGCAAATCCTTGGTATGAAAATTATCTTCTCTACTTTGAAAAACAGGAAGTTGAAAATCTTCAACTTGCGATATTTTTACAAAATTACAGATACACAAAAATAAAGATTTTGAAGGGGAGTGGTGAAAAAAGACTCTATCCGACAATTCTTGAAAAACTTCAAGGAGAAAACTAAAGCCTCTGAAAAATTTGGTCTCGAACTTTTTCCAACAGATCGAGACAGATTTATATTTTTATCACTTATACTAATTTTGGCGACCTCATCGCTAATTTTTGAGTGGGTGAATTTTGTTGAATTTACAAAATTTAGCAAAGTTGAAAGAGAATTTTTTGTTGAAAGTCAGTTTAAAAAAAAGGACAAAATAGTTTTAAAACTTAGAGATAAATCTGGTTTTGTTTTTTACAGCAGTCTCAAAGAGAATATAATAGATTTAAGAGGAATGACAATTTTGGGCGAATTCAAAATAAGAAATCTCTCTTTTTTTGAATATCTTCGGGGAGCTTATTTAGAAAATATTGGAATAAAGTTTAGTCGTGAAAAAGATTTTCGTTTCAAAATTTCCGCAAAAATCTCAGAGATTCATGAGAGTTCTAAAATTTCAGAATTCTATTCCGCCCTATTTCTAGCAACTTCAATTTCACCAGAACTAAGAAAAGATTTGACTAGGCTTGGAATAAATCATCTTGTTGTTCTTAGCGGTTTTCATGTCTCTCTCATTCTTCTAATTATAAATTTTATCTCTTTCATTTTTTACAAACCGATTCAGAGTCGTTTTTTTCCGTATCGAAATTTCTATCGAGACTCAATTATATTTTCGCTTTTTCCAATTTTTCTCTATCTCTATTTTTTAGATTTTCCGCCATCTTTTCTTCGTGCTGTTGGAATGACAACTTTTGTTCTTTTTCTTCTTGACCGAAATATTCTGCAAAAACCTTTTGAAACTCTCTTTTTTGTTGCAATTTTTCTTATTGCGATTTCTCCGAGACTATTTTTTTCAATTGGGTTTTGGCTCTCAATTTCTGGTGTTTTCTATATCTTTCTCTATTTGCAGATTTTTCGCTTGAATAAGTTTTTAAATTTTATATTTTTCAATTTTTGGGTATTTTTTGCAATGATCCCAATTATTCACTACATTTTTCCAGAATTCTATTTCACACAACTATTTTCACCAGTTTGGACAGTTCTTTTTATATTTTTTTATCCGATTGCGATTCTAATTCATCTATTTGGATTTCCACAAATTTTAGACAGTTTTTTAATAAAGTTTCTAGAAATTGGAGTTTCTGAAACTCCTAAAGTTTTCTACACGGATTTCTATTTTCTCACTTTTTATATTCTCTTTTCCCTGTTTCTCTTTTTAAAAACTAAGAGTGAATAATCACAAAATTTAGTGGCAAAGTTTCAATAAGCAGAAATGCCAAAATAAGTTTTACAAGACCACTTTTAAAAGCAACATCTAAATTTCCTTCCGCAATGTAATCATCAACACTCTTGTTCCCATCAACAAGCAGACCTGTTACGATGTATGGGATGTATGCAATTGAGAGAATTGAGATTGTAAAATAGAGGAGAGTCGCCGAAATAACTTCAAAAGAGATTTCAAAAACTTCACCAACAACATTTCCCAAAAGAAGAGAAATCGCTAAAAAAAGTGAAAGAAATTCTATTCCAACAGCGATATTTCCGCGACGAATTTCGTTTATGTCATCATATCTTGTATTTAGAGTTGCAATTTTGACAAAGGTGAAAAGTAGAATTTGAGAAATTACAAAGTAGGAAATTGCAACAACTAAAAGCCCAATTGTAAATTCGTATCCACTAAAAGAGTTGTAAAGTATAACTCCAGTTCCGATAAATCCACCAGATTGAAAAAGTGCAAACGATATATTTTCACGACCAAGTTCATACTCTTTATTTAAGTCTTTTAAGTAGATACTATCTATCAAAATTCGATTTATATAGAGCATAAAAATAGAGACTACTCCAACTGATGAAATAGAGATGAGGTCGTTCAAAAATCCAAAAGATTCTCCGCTAAATGCAGATAGAAGCACAAGTAAAACAGAAGTGTAATATCCCGCAGACGAGATTGTTACAGCTTTATTTAATTGGTAATTTGATTTTTGTCTTTTAAAATCAATTGCAAGTTTTCTTGTTTTTATCGCAAAAAATAGTAAAATTGAAACTATTCCAAATTGCATCGTAAAATCTAGTGCAAATGTTTGAAGTATTGAAAAATCTATTGCTAACATTTTGTATTCCGAAAATTTTTTTTAATACTAGCAATTCTTGGTTTTAAATCAAAGTTAAGAGTTGTGAAGTGGGAGTTGTCGGAAAGAATCCGACAAGTGAGAAAAAATGCTATTTTGCTCCGTAAAGTTTTCGGTTCATATCCTCAACTTTTTCAACTAACATTGTGTTGATATTTTGAAAAAGTTTTGCGAATGCTTCAGCTTTTGCAGAATCAACCTCATCTTTAATCTCAATTGAAAGAAGAATTGCCACGGGGCTTTTTACAATTGCTGTTGCATTTCGTGCTTTTTTTGTAATGTATGCCATCTCACCAAAGAAAGTGTTTTTCTTTAAGAGTGCAACTTGTGTATTATCTGGAAGAACAATTGCAACTCCACCCTGAATAATAAAGAATGCCTCTTTTCCTGTATTTCCAAAAGTAAAGACTTTTTCGCCTCTCTCATGTTTAATAAATTTTGTCTGTTTAATAACTGCTAAAAGTTCGCCTTTTGTAAGTCCGTTAAAAAGTTCCAATTTACTATCAAGAGCAAGTAAAGTTTGTTGAGCTTTTGTAAGTTTATCAACCTCAACATCATTTTTTACTTTTGTGAATTTCTCTTTTAATTCTCGATATTTCTGCTCAAAAATAGCTTTCTCTTTTTTGATTTCAATATCAAGAAATGCATCAAACTTCTCTTTTGTCATAAAAAGAGCAATCTGTTCGCCAAGTTCCATTTCAATATTTCCAACATTCTCATTATTCAATTTTTGAATAAATTCGTCTGGTTTCTCTTTGAAATTTTCAATTGAGGCTACGATAGTTTTTAGATTTATAATATCAGCCATTTTTATCTCCCAAATTTTTTAAATGCTTCTCGTAAGTCTAACCGACCCTCATAAAATGCTTTTCCAATAATAGCACCTGCTATATTTCCAGCATTTGCAATATTTTCTAAATCTGAAATTCCAGAAACTCCACCACTTGCAATTGTTGGAATTCCAGAGTGAATTGCAATATCTCGAGTAAAGTCTAAATTAACTCCTTCTAATGTTCCATCTTTAGAAATATCTGTTGAAATTATCGCATCAACACGAGAATTTTTAAATTTTTGTGCTAAATCATTTGCTGAAACTTCGCTAACATCTGCCCAACCATCAACAGCAACCATTCCATTGATCGCATCAATTCCAATTGCAATCTTATAAATTTCACTCATTTTAATTGCAAAATCTGGATTGCTCTTTGCGATTGAACCTAGAATAATCCTCTCAATTCCTAAGTCAGAATAGAATTTGATTATTTTCTCATCTCGAATTCCACCACCAAGTTCTATTTTTAGTGAAGTGTTTTTTCTGATTTGTTCAATTTGTGAAAGGTTTTTCGGTTCTCCTGCAAATGCTCCGTTTAAATCAACAATATGAAGCCATTTTGCACCCATTTGTTCAAACTCTTTTGCAACTGCCCACGGCTCTGAACTGTAAATCTTTGCACTGTCCATTAAACCTTTTGTAAGCCGAACAGCTTGACCATCTTTTAAATCTATTGCGGGAATTAGTTCCAATATATTTTCCAAAATTAAAATAGTATATTTAAGCCAAAATAGTACGAACTAATACTTTGAAAAGGTATAACTTCTTCTTCTGAAAAACCGCTCTCACTATTTGTATCATCCATTGTTGAATCGTTTCGGTAGATTTTTCTGTATCCAATTTCAAAAAATGAATCATCCGTATCGTGAAGAGGATTCAATCTTGCAGGAAAAATCAAACCAAATTCATAACCGAAAAAGAACTGATATTGAGAAAGATATTCCGTGTAGTGGTTTGCAACAATCTCTTTTCCGTAGTGGAATTTATCAATTGTTCCAACTCCATTTACATAAAAAAGAGTGTCGTAGAACTTCTCCATTTTAAAAACTGGTCCAATTGCTAAAGATAGAGTATCTTCATTAAACTTTGTTGGTGTTTGATTTTGACCAACTGAAACCTCGTTTTTGTCAAAAGTAAAATGCTGAATATCGATATAAGCGATCAAATCCTCATTTAAAATACCTGACTTGATTCCAAAAGTTGAAAAAGTCTCATCTGCTAGGACATTTTCGGAGTCTCCCTCCAGTTGTCCAGACGATGCAATCATACCAATAAAATGGTTATCAACACTAAATAGTGGAGTTAGTAGAACTCCAAAAAGAAAAAGAAGTCTTTTCAAAACAAATCCTATTTTGGTTTTAATACAAGAAGAATTTTACATCTTTTATTTTTATGTAAAATTTTCTATTTAAATTAACTAGAGTAAAATCGACAAAATAGGCTATTTTTTCAATCTCCCCACTTCAATTTTTCGCGAAGATTCTTAAAAAATGAGAAATCACCTGTTCGTATAATTTGAACAGGTTCTTTATGAACAGAGATATTTACTCGTGTATGTTCAGGTAAAAATATATTTTTTTGTCCATCAACTTTTATTAAGCCATCTGAACCTTCCATTCCGAGAGATATTTTTAGTTCTGGAGGTAAAATTATAGGTCTTTGAGAGAGTGAATGTGGTGCTATTGGAGTTAAAATATAGTCTCTCATTTCTGGATATAGAATTGGACCACCAAGAGATAAGTTGTATGCAGTTGAACCTGTTGCAGTTGAAATTAGTAGCCCATCGCCATAATAACTATTTAAAAGCTGGGACTTTTCACCAACTGTATAAACATAAATATTTGCAATTCTCATTCTTTCACTATTTGTAATCGATAAATCATTTAAAGCTAATTCTCTTTTTTCACCAATCTCAATATTTAAAAGCTGTCTCTTCTCAATTTTATATTCTCCATCAACAAGAGTTTTCATAAATGGTTCAATATCACGAACATCTAAATCAACAAGAAAACCTAAGTTACCTGCTTTAATTGATAGTATTGGTTTGTTAAAACCGAAACTTTTTCTAACAGTTGAAAGAAGAGTTCCATCTCCACCGAGTGAAACAAGAATATCACTTTTTTCACAAAGCTGACTACACTCAACTCCCTCAAAAGCACCAATCATATTTGCACTTTTTCTATCAATTAAAACTTCAACTCCAAAAGCTTCAAATTTTTTCTTAATATTCTTAAATGGTTTTAATAATTCTGGTTTGTTTGGTCGCAGAAAAAAACCAACTGTTTTCACTTTACTCATTTAAAATTCCAAATTTTTGTTTATTTTATCGAAGCAAAGTTTTTTTAAAAGAGTGCTTTTTGTTAGACTTTGAAAAAAGATATGAGGAAAATAGAAAATGGTAAAAATTGGAATTGTTACAGTTTCTGATAGAGCGAGTGCAGGAATTTACGATGATATTTCAGGAGAGGCAATTAAGGAGACTTTGAACGATTATTTAAAAACTTCTTGGACTTCAGAATATAGACTTGTGCCAGACGAACAGGATCAAATTGAAAATGCACTTGTTGAATTGTGCGATGAGGCCGGATGTAATTTGATTGTTACAACTGGTGGAACTGGACCTGCAAAACGAGATATTACACCTGAGGCAACTTTGAGTGTTTGCCAAAAAGAGATGATTGGTTTCGGCGAATTAATGAGAAGTGCAAGTTTAAAATATGTCCCAACTGCTATTCTTTCACGACAAACTGCGGGAATTCGTGAGGGAGAAAAAAATAGTGCATTAATTGTAAATCTTCCTGGAAAACCAAAAGCTATCCGTGAAAACCTTGATGCTGTTTTTCCAGCTATTCCATACTGTATCGACCTCATCGACGGTTACTATCTTGAGACAAATGAAGATGTTATTAAAGCTTTTAGACCAAAAAAGTAGCTAGTTCTTAAAATCAGAGATTTTGATTCCGCTTTACCGAACAAACTACAAAAACGATCTTTGTTGACATACTCCCCATAGCTAAAGCTAGGGGATTCTGTTTCATCAAGAAAAGCCTAATAATTAGGTCTTACTTTCTCTCCACAAGAGTTGATGCCCCAACTCAAATTTATATCCGAGATTTTACCCTTCGCGATATTTTCAATACAAATTATACATAAAATTATTTCAAGTGGATAAATCCACTATCATAATTTTAAAGCCTTATATCCCCATAGCTAAAGCTAGGGGCTTTACGGCTTGTTTTGGTAAAATCTCAATTATTTAATAGAGGTTTGTAGAATGAAAGCAATTGTAAATATTTATTTAAAAGAGGGTGTATTAGATTCTCAGGGAAAAGCGGTTCATCATGCTTTAGATTCTCTTGGATTTAAAGAGAGTGTAAAAGATGTGAGAATTGGAAGACAAATTATTTTGAAATTGGCGACCTCATCAGAGAGTGAAGCAAGAGAAGAAGCTACAAAGATGTGTGAAGAGCTTCTTGCAAACACAGTGATTGAAGATTACACAATTGAGTTAGAGAATGAGTAAAAGAGTTGGAATTATTCAATTTCCAGGGACAAACTGCGAATTGGATACAAAATATGCTTTTGAGAAAGCTGGATTTGAAACAGAAATTATTTGGCACAAAGATAATTTGGGTGATTTTGATTTAATTGTTCTTCCAGGTGGATTTAGTTATGGAGACTATTTAAGAAGTGGGGCGATTGCTCGTTTTTCTCCAATTATGAAAAATATTGAAAGTTTCGCAAAAAATGGAGGAAAAGTTCTTGGAATCTGTAACGGTTTCCAAGTTCTTGTTGAATCAAATCTTCTTCCTGGTGCGATGAAGAGAAATGATGATTTACATTTTATTTCAAAACATCACAATATTAAAGTTAGAAATAATGAGAATGCTTTTCTTTCAAAAACTGAAAAAGATGAAGTCTTAAATATTCCAATTGCTCATGCTGAAGGAAATTTCTATATCGATGAGGTCGGACGAAAAGAGCTTTGGGAAAATGATCAAGTTCTACTAACTTATTGTGATGAGAATGGAAATGATTTAAACCCAAATGGTTCAGTCGATTCAATTGCGGGAATTTGCAACAGAGAGAAAAATGTTTTTGGACTTATGCCTCACCCAGAAAGAGCCGTAGATTCTATTTTAGGTAGTGAAGATGGAATTAAAATGGTTGAAGGATTTTTAAATGTCTAAGATTTTAATCTTAAATGCAAAAGGAGGGGTTGGAAAATCAACAATTTCAATGCAAGTTGTTGTTCCATATCTCTATTTGCGAAATGAAAAAAGTGTTGTAAATTATTACGAATTTGATGACGAAAATGAAGATAGCAAAAGTTTTATAAACTCAAAACTTGTAAATTCAAACCAAATTAAAGTTGTTGATAGTAACTTACGGGAAATCATTGCAGATATTGTTCTTCGTGATGAAACAATGTGTATTGATGTTGGTGCAAACAAGACAACAAGTTATTTTGTCCAGTCGCTTATTGATAGCGGTATGATTGATGCAGTTGATTTAATTATTATTCCTCTTGCTGATGGCGAACTTGATGCGATAAATGCAGTCGAGCTTTATTACAAAATCAAAGAGTCAAAAGGTGATGTAAAAGTTCTTTTTATTCTCAATCGACATAATGAAACTCGAGATTTATATTCGCAATTTGATATTTTTCTCGGAGACAAACGAGGCTTTTTTGACACAAAAGGTTTAATTGAAAATGTTGCTGAAGATGACAAAAATTTTGAAACTCTTTCAGATAGCGACACAATTAAATATTGCCGAAGTTTTGGAACGACTGTTTGGGAACTTGCAAATCTTGATCGAGACCTTTCAGCACAATTAAGAGAAGCAATCAAAGATAAAAAAGATAAAAAAGAGATAAAAATGCTAAGTTTTAAAAAAGCTCTTAAAGGTGATTGTGAAATTTTCTTAAAGAAAAGCTTGAGTCCAATTTTTGAGAAAATAGATTCTCTAATCGGAGAGTAGATGGGAGCAATTACTAGAGTAAAAGAGGCGATTGAGTCTATAAAAAATGGTGAAATTGTTGTCATGATTGACGACGAGGATCGAGAAAACGAGGGTGATCTTGTTTATGCTTCAACTTTTAGCACTGCGGAAAAAGTAAATTTTTTAGCAACTTATGGAAAAGGTTTGATTTGTGTTGCTCTTCCTGATAGTGATGCAAAGCGATTAAATCTCTATCCAATGGTTGATAAAAACACCTCATCGTATGAGACTGCTTTTACAGTTTCTGTTGATGCAAAAGATGCTCTTACAGGAATTTCTGCTGGTGAAAGAGATATGACAATCCAGATTCTTGCAAATCCTCTAGCACAAGCTGATGAACTTGTTAGACCAGGGCATATTTTCCCACTTATCGCAAAAGATGGCGGAACTCTTGTTAGAACAGGGCATACAGAGGGTTCTGTTGATTTGTGTCGTCTCTCTGGAGTTGTTGAAAGTGCTGTTATTTGCGAAATTATGCGAGACGATGGTGAAATGGCTCGGCGAGACGATTTGATGAAATTTAGCAAAGATCACAATCTTAAAATTGTATATATCTCTGATATTGTCGAATACAGACTTCAAAATGAGACTCTTGTTACAAAGGTTTCTGAAAATGAAGAAGAGCTTTTTGAGACAAAAGTTTCAAAATTTATTTTCAAAGATCATCAAAATCTCGAACACACTGCAATCCGTTTTTATGGAAAACACTCAACAACAAATTTACGAGTTCATCACATTGGTAGTGATGTTGAACTTTTGACAAATTCCAAAAAATATTCTCTTCTTGAAAAATCTATCGATTACTTAAAAGGGAATGGCGGAATTCTTCTTTTCCTCTCTTCTTCTGAAAAA is a genomic window containing:
- a CDS encoding ComEC/Rec2-related protein (PFAM: Competence protein~TIGRFAM: ComEC/Rec2-related protein) is translated as MKKDSIRQFLKNFKEKTKASEKFGLELFPTDRDRFIFLSLILILATSSLIFEWVNFVEFTKFSKVEREFFVESQFKKKDKIVLKLRDKSGFVFYSSLKENIIDLRGMTILGEFKIRNLSFFEYLRGAYLENIGIKFSREKDFRFKISAKISEIHESSKISEFYSALFLATSISPELRKDLTRLGINHLVVLSGFHVSLILLIINFISFIFYKPIQSRFFPYRNFYRDSIIFSLFPIFLYLYFLDFPPSFLRAVGMTTFVLFLLDRNILQKPFETLFFVAIFLIAISPRLFFSIGFWLSISGVFYIFLYLQIFRLNKFLNFIFFNFWVFFAMIPIIHYIFPEFYFTQLFSPVWTVLFIFFYPIAILIHLFGFPQILDSFLIKFLEIGVSETPKVFYTDFYFLTFYILFSLFLFLKTKSE
- a CDS encoding cyclic nucleotide-binding protein (PFAM: Cyclic nucleotide-binding domain) — its product is MADIINLKTIVASIENFKEKPDEFIQKLNNENVGNIEMELGEQIALFMTKEKFDAFLDIEIKKEKAIFEQKYRELKEKFTKVKNDVEVDKLTKAQQTLLALDSKLELFNGLTKGELLAVIKQTKFIKHERGEKVFTFGNTGKEAFFIIQGGVAIVLPDNTQVALLKKNTFFGEMAYITKKARNATAIVKSPVAILLSIEIKDEVDSAKAEAFAKLFQNINTMLVEKVEDMNRKLYGAK
- a CDS encoding phosphoribosylformimino-5-aminoimidazole carboxamide ribotide isomerase (PFAM: Histidine biosynthesis protein~TIGRFAM: phosphoribosylformimino-5-aminoimidazole carboxamide ribotide isomerase) → MELIPAIDLKDGQAVRLTKGLMDSAKIYSSEPWAVAKEFEQMGAKWLHIVDLNGAFAGEPKNLSQIEQIRKNTSLKIELGGGIRDEKIIKFYSDLGIERIILGSIAKSNPDFAIKMSEIYKIAIGIDAINGMVAVDGWADVSEVSANDLAQKFKNSRVDAIISTDISKDGTLEGVNLDFTRDIAIHSGIPTIASGGVSGISDLENIANAGNIAGAIIGKAFYEGRLDLREAFKKFGR
- a CDS encoding DNA/RNA helicase, superfamily II, SNF2 family (PFAM: Helicase conserved C-terminal domain; SNF2 family N-terminal domain; SWIM zinc finger), whose amino-acid sequence is MEITLSKLDNQFNARASHNGKLLLNNVRDFIVSVIGEKEIVIRGRVVSQSDDAVYRQAVTVREHRNQLYVDGTCSCPVGYNCKHTYALILHYTKTNIKDNTSEIEIDRFVGELEYILENEEKESEIDSVIEYRLFDNIGGNKFGIKTFKRKILKRGGLGKETPFNISNHRTLSRNLKDEDLEIMSLMKQIAFFDYRHHTSEFILEGHFGVLNLKKLIEKDRLFFENSERKINLGQSKKGVLSWHNSENIRSLKVNFSEDETVLIPNMPQNIYLDKKNLEVGEVVGVEFSGETLKKMLEQKIFAKEDKLEEVSKKMSKIMGKIPPITNKEIKFLKPTPYLHVRENEINLNFDYNGKRVDDENSSQFLETNDEIIQRDFEAEKELLERFKKFGLTPNKDLELDNVDEVENFRKFSENGIDELKDENWKVRVDEKSKINFKEIDSEDIDFDIESDSSSQWFSMDFFIDIDGNKLKLAPIIQSFFGSMENDFSDIEDKINIPIGERNFVRVDKEKIQPIVNTVLKLFNKESGKIEISNHELHDLELSEELEKRLADRHYNIFKLKKQLEEFQQIELIKPPKGLHADLREYQREGMSWMNFLREYKFGGVLADDMGLGKTIQTLSFLLNEKESGRLDRPVLIVVPTSLLGNWRRENLKFTPDLKLQILHSRERKAIIKDVIENGTETDIFVTTYGLVSRDIKELEKIEFYHLILDEAQKIKNPKAQISKNLRLLNSENRLCLTGTPMENHLGELWALFDFLMPRFLLTEESFNRFFKHRIEKEEDFESLKKLKGRIKPFILRREKSEVARELPPKTEIVQSVTFGNKQTKLYESIRVTMEKKVQESIQEHGLAKSQIQILDALLKLRQVCCDPRLLKIDEKDKIDESAKLDSLFDLLEELFIENRKVILFSQFTSMLELIQDRLGDEGIDYALLTGKTRHRDEQIELFKRGAVDIFLVSLKAGGVGLNLTEADTIIIYDPWWNPAVENQAIDRAYRIGQDKKVFVYRFIIEGSVEEKILELQERKKLLSKSVLEDGAESFKITQEDITELFAPLKKS
- a CDS encoding putative sugar kinase (PFAM: ATP-NAD kinase), with translation MSKVKTVGFFLRPNKPELLKPFKNIKKKFEAFGVEVLIDRKSANMIGAFEGVECSQLCEKSDILVSLGGDGTLLSTVRKSFGFNKPILSIKAGNLGFLVDLDVRDIEPFMKTLVDGEYKIEKRQLLNIEIGEKRELALNDLSITNSERMRIANIYVYTVGEKSQLLNSYYGDGLLISTATGSTAYNLSLGGPILYPEMRDYILTPIAPHSLSQRPIILPPELKISLGMEGSDGLIKVDGQKNIFLPEHTRVNISVHKEPVQIIRTGDFSFFKNLREKLKWGD
- a CDS encoding putative membrane protein (PFAM: Domain of Unknown Function (DUF350)); the encoded protein is MLAIDFSILQTFALDFTMQFGIVSILLFFAIKTRKLAIDFKRQKSNYQLNKAVTISSAGYYTSVLLVLLSAFSGESFGFLNDLISISSVGVVSIFMLYINRILIDSIYLKDLNKEYELGRENISFALFQSGGFIGTGVILYNSFSGYEFTIGLLVVAISYFVISQILLFTFVKIATLNTRYDDINEIRRGNIAVGIEFLSLFLAISLLLGNVVGEVFEISFEVISATLLYFTISILSIAYIPYIVTGLLVDGNKSVDDYIAEGNLDVAFKSGLVKLILAFLLIETLPLNFVIIHS